Proteins from one Sander lucioperca isolate FBNREF2018 chromosome 16, SLUC_FBN_1.2, whole genome shotgun sequence genomic window:
- the LOC118492915 gene encoding GON-4-like protein, with protein sequence MEGSSDPTKLVSQFLLRKTLVQVRRRILQCCRPGVPDNIVKAFRYQHVLWPMPAVCRRVDPTEQRPPLEREEDAMPPWLLRSLPVIYAAVTDYNRSPGSAPEAPRPRHGHMTSYSFPPGTRYPPRLPKQLDFRRIGFLLLQKPRPLPTHSPPDAALAVSMTTTEQIRRHYQTLVGLRKKRRRRGRASAAAPEEAPPPNPGGPAHSEGDDVMVLSESSPSSTGSDDCEEAESEREQEVTLLPSRAAEEEEESVLRLQESSDYEEDQSEEAQDYLLRVCDAVQGSPGVSDQLLLVLDQFSGRRVAAERLYAALRRLLQPWPQLLRDFAAFLTRSQARRCGLLTEQQQFERSRRFLRRLARSLGGGSALYQQVVSALQRGSTPPPEELHQISSLLRRHSDLQQEFWEFFQQLHGRPSPAATNHTESDYASQNPPDGNRKGREQREEQTGSDGEREEEEKEEQPVGAQNISLTSTGEKVVVWTREADRTILTSCQQRGANRKTFRQVSAQLGNKTAQQVSLRFHDLMNLFHSAFQKPTSCSSKGPPISR encoded by the exons ATGGAGGGCTCCTCTGATCCCACTAAGCTGGTGTCTCAGTTCCTGCTGAGGAAGACTCTGGTTCAGGTCCGACGAAGAATCCTGCAGTGCTGCCGGCCCGGCGTCCCCGACAACATCGTCAAG GCCTTCAGGTACCAGCATGTGCTGTGGCCGATGCCAGCGGTCTGCAGACGGGTCGACCCCACGGAGCAGCGCCCCCCgctggagagagaggaggacgcCATGCCGCCCTGGCTGCTG CGGAGCCTTCCCGTGATCTACGCGGCCGTCACAGACTACAACCGGTCGCCAGGCTCCGCCCCCGAGGCCCCGCGGCCCCGCCACGGTCACATGACCTCCTACAGCTTCCCCCCCGGCACCAG gTACCCCCCCCGCCTTCCCAAACAGCTGGACTTCAGACGAATCGgcttcctgctgctgcagaagCCCCGCCCCCTCCCGACCCACAGCCCCCCCGACGCCGCCTTGGCCGTCTCCATGACGACCACAGAGCAAATCAGACGCCACTATCAGACGCTGGTTGGCctgaggaagaagagaagaagaagagggagggcATCTGCTGCGGCGCCGGAAGAAGCTCCGCCCCCAAACCCTGGAGGCCCCGCCCACTCAGAGGgcgatgatgtca TGGTCCTCTCTGAGTCTTCGCCGAGCTCGACAGGAAGTGACGACTGCGAGGAGGCGGAGTCAGAGAGGGAACAGGAAGTGACGCTGTTGCCTTCGAgagcagcagaagaagaagaggagtcGGTCCTCCGGCTGCAG gaATCATCAGATTATGAAGAGGACCAGTCTGAGGAGGCTCAGGATTATCTGCTCCGA GTGTGTGATGCGGTCCAGGGTTCCCCGGGCGTCTCTGACCAGCTGTTGCTGGTCCTGGATCAGTTCTCTGGGCGCCGTGTGGCGGCCGAGCGTCTCTACGCCGCGCTGCGCCGACTGCTGCAGCCGTGGCCGCAACTGCTGCGAGACTTCGCCGCCTTCCTGACCCGCAGCCAGGCTCGCCGCTGTGGACTG CTGAcggagcagcagcagtttgaACGCAGCCGTCGGTTTCTACGGCGACTGGCGAGGAGCCTGGGAGGAGGCTCCGCCCTCTACCAGCAGGTGGTGTCAGCGCTGCAGCGAGGCTCCACCCCCCCACCTGAGGAACTGCACCAG ATCTCGTCTCTGCTCAGACGGCACTCGGACCTGCAGCAGGAATTCTGGGAGTTCTTCCAGCAGCTTCACGGCCGGCCGTCGCCCGCGGCAACCAACCACACAGAATCAGACTACGCATCCCAGAATCCCCCTGACGGGAACAGGAAGGGACGCGAGCAGCGGGAAGAGCAGACAGGAagtgacggagagagagaggaagaggaaaaggaagagCAGCCGGTCGGAGCCCAAAATATCTCGTTGACCTCAACGGGAGAGAAAGTGGTCGTCTGGACACg GGAGGCAGACCGAACCATCCTGACCTCCTGTCAGCAGCGAGGAGCCAATCGGAAGACGTTTCGCCAAGTCTCCGCCCAGCTGGGAAACAAGACGGCCCAACAG GTGAGCCTTCGTTTCCACGACCTCATGAACCTGTTCCACTCAGCCTTCCAAAAGCCCACTTCCTGTTCCTCAAAGGGCCCACCAATCAGCAGATAG
- the LOC116034422 gene encoding protein disulfide-isomerase A3-like, translating to MAAAVTFALLACFPAAVLSRRDVLELGDEDFDYLATEHETMLVKFYAPWCGHCKKLSPDFEKAATRLKGTVQLAKVDCTAHSEICGRFGVSGYPTLKIFRNGKEAALYDGPRSAEGIYQYMKKQTGPDSVQLQTEEDLQTFIDNYDASIVGVFAGADSSSLSEFLRAAALLREQFRFAHTVDLKLGHKYGVTSECVLLFRPPRLTSKFEDSVVAFRDHLTIGSLRRFIRDHINGLCPHLTMENRDRLRVRDLLTAFYDLDYHHNIRGSNYWRNRVMKIASKFSGRGLAFSVANKKDFLSELEEDFGLGTSDGGELPFVTIRTKLGHKYTMREEFTRDGLSLERFLEDYFAGRLKRYIKSEAVPERNAAAVKVVVAESFDEVVNDPEKDVLIQFYSRSCPHCKKLEPVYRELAETLISDPNIVIAKMNAADNDVPLGYDVQGYPTIYFAPARRKDEPIRYEGGRELKDFLKFLQSEESFSLASGAAKDEL from the exons ATGGCGGCCGCCGTCACGTTCGCGCTGCTGGCTTGTTTTCCCGCCGCCGTGCTGTCGCGCAGAGACGTGCTCGAGCTCGGCGACGAGGACTTCGACTACCTGGCAACGGAGCACGAGACCATGCTGGTGAAATTCTACGCTCCATG GTGCGGTCACTGTAAGAAGTTGTCTCCAGATTTTGAGAAAGCAGCGACGCGTCTGAAGGGAACGGTCCAGCTGGCCAAG gtgGACTGTACAGCTCACTCTGAGATCTGTGGGCGTTTCGGGGTGTCTGGTTACCCAACGCTGAAGATCTTCAGGAACGGGAAGGAGGCAGCACTGTATGATGGTCCTCGCTCTGctg agggGATCTATCAGTACATGAAGAAGCAGACTGGTCCAGATTCTGTTCAGCTGCAGACTGAAGAAGACCTCCAGACCTTCATCGACAACTACGACGCCAGCATCGTAG gtgtGTTTGCAGGTGCAGACAGCTCTTCCCTGTCAGAGTTTCTGAGAGCTGCAGCTCTGCTCAGAGAACAGTTCAGATTCGCTCACACTGTTGATCTGAAGCTGGGACACAAGTATGGAGTTACCTCTGa gtgtgtgttgttgttccgTCCTCCCAGACTAACGAGTAAGTTTGAGGACAGCGTGGTGGCGTTCAGAGATCACCTGACCATCGGCTCGCTGAGACGCTTCATCAGAGATCACAT taaTGGTCTGTGTCCTCACCTGACGATGGAGAACAGAGATCGTCTGAGAGTTCGAGATCTTCTGACGGCGTTCTACGACCTCGACTATCATCACAACATCCGCGGCTCCAACTACTGGAGGAACAG GGTGATGAAGATTGCATCTAAGTTTTCTGGGCGGGGCCTGGCATTTTCGGTAGCCAATAAGAAAGACTTCCTGTCTGAGCTGGAGGAAGACTTCGGCCTCGGGACGTCCGACGGAGGAGAACTTCCCTTCGTCACGATCCGGACCAAGCTGGGCCACAAGTACACCATGAGGGAGGAGTTCAC gagGGATGGTCTGTCCCTGGAGAGGTTTCTAGAAGATTACTTTGCAGGTCGACTCAAACGTTACATAAAGTCTGAAGCGGTACCGGAGAGAAACGCTGCTGCTGTCAAG GTCGTGGTGGCCGAGTCTTTTGACGAAGTCGTCAACGATCCGGAGAAAGACGTTCTGATCCAGTTCTACTCGCGGTCCTGTCCACACTGCAAGAAGCTGGAGCCGGTCTACAGGGAGCTGGCTGAAACG ctgATCTCTGATCCAAACATCGTCATCGCCAAGATGAACGCCGCTGACAACGACGTCCCGCTGGGATACGACGTCCAGGG gtACCCCACCATTTATTTTGCTCCGGCGAGGAGAAAGGACGAGCCAATCAGATACGAG ggtGGGCGGGAGCTGAAAGACTTCCTGAAGTTCCTACAGAGCGAGGAGAGTTTCAGTCTGGCGAGCGGCGCGGCGAAGGACGAACTCTGA